The DNA sequence AGAGTATATGATCTTATCGCTGTTTTAACAGGAGGCGGGCCTGGTGGTTCTACAGAAACATTATCTATTTATGCCTATAAAATTATGTTTGGTCAGACAAACTTTGGTTATGGTTCAGTTATTGTTATGATGATGTTTATATGTGTAGCTGCAATAGCGGCACTATTTGTTAAAGTACTTGGGGCAGATGTGATGTCAAAAAATTAGGAGGGATATAATGGATAAGACGCAAACGGTTAATAAAGTGTGGCAAATCGTATTTGTTGTATTAATTGCACTTTTTATGGGTATTATCATATTCCCATTCTTTTGGATACTGGTAACATCAATAAAACCTACAAGTGAAATTTTTGGTGAGGGTGCTTATGCGATTTATGCTGGGAAAGCAGTTGGAGACCATTATCAAACAGTTATTTTTGAGAAACAGATTCTTCGAGCCGTTTTAAATAGTTTTGTAGTAGCTGCTACTACTATGGTGTATGTTGTAAGTATATCGATTCTAGCAGCTTATGCCATCTCACGATTTAATTTTAAAGGAAAAAACATCCTGCTTGGACTTATACTTGTTATTTCTATGTTTCCGCAGATGATCGTAGTAGGTCCGATCTATAACTTATTTACTTCACTTAATCTTACAAACAGTTATTTTGTGGTGTTGCCCTATTCTACGATTACTTTGCCAGCAGCAGTCTGGATCATGGTAACTCACTTTAATAAGATACCGCTAGCTATAGAAGAATCAGCCAAGATAGATGGGGCAACACCCTTTGAGACATTGACAAAAGTAGTCTTTCCGCTTGCTGCACCAGGGGTATTTACAACAGCCATCATTACTTTTATTGCAGCATGGAACGAGTATCTTTTAACGATTACACTTAATACGAACAAAGAATATCATACAGTACCGGTAGCAGTATCTTTTTTAAGGAGTCAATTTTCAATACTATGGGGCCAGGTATCAGCGGCAACTGTTGTTGTAACCATACCTACGCTTGTTATTGTACTCTTGTTCCAAAAACAAAT is a window from the Cellulosilyticum sp. I15G10I2 genome containing:
- a CDS encoding carbohydrate ABC transporter permease encodes the protein MDKTQTVNKVWQIVFVVLIALFMGIIIFPFFWILVTSIKPTSEIFGEGAYAIYAGKAVGDHYQTVIFEKQILRAVLNSFVVAATTMVYVVSISILAAYAISRFNFKGKNILLGLILVISMFPQMIVVGPIYNLFTSLNLTNSYFVVLPYSTITLPAAVWIMVTHFNKIPLAIEESAKIDGATPFETLTKVVFPLAAPGVFTTAIITFIAAWNEYLLTITLNTNKEYHTVPVAVSFLRSQFSILWGQVSAATVVVTIPTLVIVLLFQKQIVSGLISGAVKE